A single window of Ammospiza caudacuta isolate bAmmCau1 chromosome Z, bAmmCau1.pri, whole genome shotgun sequence DNA harbors:
- the DIMT1 gene encoding probable dimethyladenosine transferase isoform X1, translating into MPKARAGKRPERREGRAGGILFNTGAGQHILKNPLVVNSIIDKAALRRTDVILEVGPGTGNLTVKMLEKVKKVIACEIDPRLVGELQKRVQGTCLANKLEIKVGDVLKTDLPFFDACVANLPYQISSPFVFKLLLHRPFFRCAILMFQREFALRLVAKPGSKLYCRLSINTQLLARVDHLMKVGKNNFKPPPKVESSVVRIEPKNPPPPINFQEWDGLVRIAFVRKNKTLSAAFKSSAVEQLLDHNYRVHCSLHNTEIPENFKIAEKIQTVLKDTGYSEKRARSMDIDDFIRLLHGFNSEGIHFS; encoded by the exons ATGCCCAAGGCGAGGGCCGGGAAGCGGCCGGAGCGCCGGGAGGGCCGCGCCGGCG GCATCCTGTTCAACACCGGGGCCGGGCAGCACATCCTGAAAAACCCGCTCGTGGTGAACAGCATCATCGACAAG GCTGCCCTGCGCCGCACGGATGTCATTCTGGAGGTGGGCCCGGGAACTGGAAACCTGACAGTAAAGATGCTGGAGAAAGTCAAAAAA gttattGCATGTGAAATTGACCCTAGACTTGTTGGTGAGCTTCAGAAGAGAGTCCAGGGCAC GTGTCTAGCAAACAAACTTGAAATCAAGGTTGGAGATGTCTTGAAAACAGATTTACCATTCTTTGATGCATGTGTGGCTAACTTGCCTTACCAG ATTTCTTCACCTTTTGTTTTCAAGTTATTGCTTCATAGACCTTTTTTCAG GTGTGCAATCCTTATGTTTCAAAGGGAGTTTGCACTTCGTTTGGTTGCCAAACCAGGAAGCAAACTGTACTGCAGACTCTCTATTAACACTCAGCTACTGGCTCGAGTGGACCATCTGATGAAG GTTGGAAAGAACAACTTCAAGCCTCCTCCCAAAGTCGAATCCAGTGTTGTCAGAATAGAGCCAAAGAACCCACCACCACCTATCAACTTCCAG gagTGGGATGGTCTGGTAAGGATAGCCTTTGTTAGGAAAAACAAGACACTCTCTGCAGCATTTAA ATCAAGTGCTGTAGAGCAGTTGCTGGATCATAATTACCGAGTTCATTGTTCCTTACATAATACA GAAATTCCTGAGAACTTCAAAATTGCAGAGAAAATACAGACAGTCCTAAAAGATACAGGTTACTCTGAAAAACGAGCCCGTTCAATGGATATAGATGATTTCATTcg GTTGCTACATGGCTTCAATTCAGAAGGCATTCATTTTTCATAG
- the DIMT1 gene encoding probable dimethyladenosine transferase isoform X2: MLEKVKKVIACEIDPRLVGELQKRVQGTCLANKLEIKVGDVLKTDLPFFDACVANLPYQISSPFVFKLLLHRPFFRCAILMFQREFALRLVAKPGSKLYCRLSINTQLLARVDHLMKVGKNNFKPPPKVESSVVRIEPKNPPPPINFQEWDGLVRIAFVRKNKTLSAAFKSSAVEQLLDHNYRVHCSLHNTEIPENFKIAEKIQTVLKDTGYSEKRARSMDIDDFIRLLHGFNSEGIHFS; encoded by the exons ATGCTGGAGAAAGTCAAAAAA gttattGCATGTGAAATTGACCCTAGACTTGTTGGTGAGCTTCAGAAGAGAGTCCAGGGCAC GTGTCTAGCAAACAAACTTGAAATCAAGGTTGGAGATGTCTTGAAAACAGATTTACCATTCTTTGATGCATGTGTGGCTAACTTGCCTTACCAG ATTTCTTCACCTTTTGTTTTCAAGTTATTGCTTCATAGACCTTTTTTCAG GTGTGCAATCCTTATGTTTCAAAGGGAGTTTGCACTTCGTTTGGTTGCCAAACCAGGAAGCAAACTGTACTGCAGACTCTCTATTAACACTCAGCTACTGGCTCGAGTGGACCATCTGATGAAG GTTGGAAAGAACAACTTCAAGCCTCCTCCCAAAGTCGAATCCAGTGTTGTCAGAATAGAGCCAAAGAACCCACCACCACCTATCAACTTCCAG gagTGGGATGGTCTGGTAAGGATAGCCTTTGTTAGGAAAAACAAGACACTCTCTGCAGCATTTAA ATCAAGTGCTGTAGAGCAGTTGCTGGATCATAATTACCGAGTTCATTGTTCCTTACATAATACA GAAATTCCTGAGAACTTCAAAATTGCAGAGAAAATACAGACAGTCCTAAAAGATACAGGTTACTCTGAAAAACGAGCCCGTTCAATGGATATAGATGATTTCATTcg GTTGCTACATGGCTTCAATTCAGAAGGCATTCATTTTTCATAG